From Rhododendron vialii isolate Sample 1 chromosome 10a, ASM3025357v1, the proteins below share one genomic window:
- the LOC131304792 gene encoding protein BASIC PENTACYSTEINE6-like has protein sequence MEHNLTIKTYMAIMAERDAAIREKHMALDERRRAFAERDMAMLQRDAAVAERNSAIEERDKALAALQFQETSMNENDISPDSPGNGLMHGSKHHLYHHQQMHPIPHMVETEYNNQREIPPNNPYHSTGVSSETTKPRKVKQSKETTTKGTSTKTPSKSQRKGKRQVEDSSPEVNCWKLEPDFASEDDGGEELDDELEAWKESLGLNQINFDENTMPAPVCSCTGLPQPCYKWGNGGWQSACCTTTMSVYPLPQISNKRHARVGGRKMSGSVFTKLLNRLAAEGQDLSIPLDLKDHWSKHGSNRYSALK, from the exons ATG GAACACAATTTGACGATAAAGACATACATGGCCATCATGGCCGAGAGGGATGCTGCTATTCGAGAAAAGCACATGGCGCTAGATGAGAGGAGAAGAGCCTTTGCCGAGCGAGACATGGCAATGCTGCAGAGAGACGCGGCAGTAGCCGAACGAAACAGTGCCATAGAGGAAAGAGACAAGGCCCTTGCTGCCCTTCAATTCCAAGAGACTTCCATGAACGAAAATGACATATCCCCTGATTCGCCTGGCAATGGACTAATGCATGGGTCCAAGCATCACCTTTACCACCACCAGCAAATGCATCCCATACCTCATATGGTTGAAACTGAATATAATAATCAGAGGGAAATCCCACCAAACAATCCCTACCATAGTACAGGTGTTTCTAGTGAGACCACAAAGCCTAGGAAGGTGAAGCAATCAAAGGAGACCACCACCAAAGGAACTTCAACGAAGACTCCCTCCAAGTCtcaaagaaaaggtaaaagacaGGTTGAAGATTCAAGCCCAGAAGTAAACTGTTGGAAACTTGAGCCAGATTTTGCTAGTGAGGATGATGGTGGTGAGGAACTAGATGACGAGCTTGAGGCGTGGAAAGAGAGTTTGGGGTTGAACCAGATCAACTTTGATGAGAACACAATGCCTGCGCCAGTTTGCTCGTGCACTGGGTTACCCCAGCCTTGCTACAAGTGGGGGAATGGCGGGTGGCAGTCGGCTTGCTGCACGACCACCATGTCGGTGTATCCTTTGCCTCAGATTTCAAACAAACGCCATGCAAGAGTTGGGGGAAGAAAGATGAGTGGGAGTGTTTTTACCAAACTGCTTAATCGACTTGCAGCTGAGGGTCAAGATCTGTCCATTCCGCTTGATCTCAAGGATCACTGGTCAAAGCATGGATCTAATCGGTATAGTGCCCTAAAATAG
- the LOC131304790 gene encoding NAC domain-containing protein 37 produces MESTMESCVPPGFRFHPTDEELVGYYLKKKVASQKIDLDVIREVDLYRIEPWDIQERCRIGYEEQNEWYFFSHKDKKYPTGTRTNRATMAGFWKATGRDKAVYDKAKLIGMRKTLVFYKGRAPNGQKTDWIMHEYRLETEENAPPQEEGWVVCRAFKKRITTQNKSIEGWDSAYFYDDQPSSMSSVVDSIDYVSRHPNSSNFLSQNFLCKQELEADNLSFINSDHDPFVQLPQLESPSLPLIKRPTSSISLISENNEEDDQQIRGYYNNNDNDNINNQLKVTDWRALDKFVASQLSQEDRYDESSDHILHGVSSFGHQKMIDNLDMAPLPLYLQSDYAEEGSKINGFFSSSSNSDDCDNIGICIFENQRDLS; encoded by the exons ATGGAGTCGACCATGGAGTCATGCGTTCCACCGGGGTTCCGGTTTCATCCCACGGATGAGGAGCTTGTAGGGTACTATCTAAAGAAGAAGGTGGCGTCGCAGAAGATTGATCTTGATGTTATTAGAGAAGTTGATCTGTATAGGATTGAACCCTGGGACATCCAAG AGAGATGTCGAATTGGGTATGAAGAACAAAATGAGTGGTATTTTTTTAGCCACAAGGATAAGAAGTATCCGACGGGGACGAGGACCAACAGAGCCACGATGGCTGGATTTTGGAAGGCGACTGGACGAGACAAGGCGGTGTACGATAAGGCGAAACTCATCGGTATGCGGAAAACCCTAGTCTTCTACAAAGGACGAGCCCCAAATGGGCAGAAGACTGACTGGATCATGCATGAGTACAGGCTTGAAACCGAAGAGAATGCTCCTCCACAG GAAGAAGGATGGGTGGTTTGCCGAGCATTCAAGAAGCGTATAACAACGCAGAACAAGAGCATTGAAGGATGGGACTCTGCGTACTTCTACGATGATCAACCAAGTTCAATGAGCTCAGTCGTGGATTCAATTGACTACGTTTCAAGGCATCCTAATTCATCCAACTTCTTATCCCAGAATTTCCTATGCAAGCAAGAACTAGAAGCAGATAACTTGAGTTTCATCAACTCTGACCATGATCCATTTGTCCAGCTTCCTCAGCTAGAGAGCCCTTCTCTCCCACTAATAAAGAGGCCAACCTCATCAATTTCtctcatttcggaaaataacgaAGAAGATGATCAACAAATAAGAGGATACTACAACAACAACGACAACGATAATATTAACAATCAGCTGAAAGTGACTGATTGGAGGGCTCTTGACAAGTTTGTTGCATCTCAGTTGAGTCAAGAGGATAGATATGATGAGAGTAGTGATCATATTCTTCATGGGGTGTCGAGCTTTGGACATCAGAAGATGATCGATAATTTGGATATGGCGCCTTTGCCGTTGTACTTGCAGAGTGATTATGCGGAAGAAGGGAGCAAGATTAATGGGTTTTTTAGTTCGTCAAGTAATTCGGACGACTGTGACAATATTGGAATATGCATATTCGAAAACCAAAGAGATTTGAGTTAG